The Micromonospora violae DNA segment AGCGTGACGTCCTCGGCGCGTACGTCGGCGTCGGGCGCCTCGCCGTAGCGGACCACCCGGGCCTGCGTGCGGCTCGCCATCGCGTCCACCCGCGGGTCGTCGGCGTTCAACACGGCCAGCCCGTCCGCCGGCAGCGCCTCCACCAGCTCCCCCTTGGCCAGGGCGATGGTGTCCTGCGAGCCGAACTCACCGATGTGCGAGGTGCCGACGTTGAGCACCACGGAGATCCGGGGCGGCACCAGCTCACACAGGTACCGCACGTGCCCGACCCCGCGCGCACCCTTCTCCATCACCAGGTAGCGGGTGTCCGGGTCGGCCTGCAGGGCGGTGTACGGGTGCCCCAGCTCGTTGTTGAACGAACCGGGGGGCGCCACCGTGGCCCCGAGCCGGGCGGTGAGCTGACCGATCAGGTCCTTCGTGGTGGTCTTGCCGGACGAACCGGTCACACCGATCACGGTGAGCCCGGGCAGCCGGTCCACTGCCGCGCGGGCCAACCGACCCATCGCGGTCAGGGCGTCGTCGACGATCACCATCGGCACCCCGGGCACCTCACGGCTGCCGAGCACCGCCACCGCGCCGGCCTGGAGCGCCGTCTGCGCGTAGTCGTGCCCGTCGACCTTCTCCCCCGGAAAGGCCACGAACAGCGAACCGGACCCCACCTTGCGCGAGTCGAACTCCACCGAACCGGTGACGGTGACGGTCGGGTCGGCGGCCACCAGCCGCCCGTCGACCGCCGCGGCCACCTCGGCCAGGCTCAGCGCGATCACCGCTGACCCGCCAGGTCCCCGAAGCGGGCCCGCAGCGCCTCGGCCAACTCGATGCTGTCGTCGAACGGAAACACCTCGCCCGCCACCTCCTGGCCGCGTTCGTGCCCCTTGCCGAGCAGCGCGATCACGTCACCCGGCTCGGCCAGCCGAACCGCCTCGTCGATCGCGGCCCGGCGGCCCGCCACCTCGATGATCCGAGCGGCCGTACCGGCCCGGTACGCCCCGGCGAGCACCTCGGCGCGAATCTCCGCCGGGTCCTCGGTACGCGGGTTGTCGTCGGTCACCAGCACCACGTCGGCTCCCTCCGCCGCGGCGGCGCCCATCACCGGCCGCTTGCCCCGGTCCCGGTCTCCACCGGCGCCGATCACACAGATGAGACGGCCGGCGCTCAGCTCGCGCAGGGCGGCCAGCGCGGCCACGATCGCGTCCGACTTGTGCGCGTAGTCGACCACCCCGCGCACCGGCGCGGCCACGTCGACCAACTCCAGCCGGCCCGGAACCCCACCGCAGGCGGCCACGCCGGCCGCCGCGGTCGCCGGGTCCACCCCGGCGCCGACCAGCGTGGCGATGGCCAGCAGCGCGTTGGCCACGTTGTGCCGACCGGGCAGCGCGACACCGGCGGACAGGGCCACGCCGTTCGGGCCGTGCGCGGTGAACCGCTGGGCGTACCCCTCGCCGCCCACACCGTCGGCCCACCAGGTCGCGCCCTGGTCACCGGCCGCCGAGTAGGTGACAGTTGTCGGCTTGAGCAGCGACTTCAACGCCGGGTCGTCGTGGTTGAGCACCTCGACCGCGCAGCGCCCGTCGAAGAGCTGGGCCTTGGCGGCGAAGTAGTCGTCGCTGTCGGCGTGGAAGTCCAGGTGGTCGGAGCCGAAGTTGGTGTAGCCCCCGACGGCGAACCGCACCCCACCCACCCGGCCCATGGCCAGCGCGTGGCTGGAGACCTCCATGACCACGGCGGTGACCCCCCGCTCGCGGGCGGTGGCCAGCATGGCGTGCAGGTCCGTCGCCTCGGGGGTGGTACGCACACTGTCGATCACCAGCTCGCCGAGCCGGGTCTCCACCGTGCCGACCAGCCCGGTGGTGTGACCCGCGGCCCGCAGCCCCGACTCGATCAGGTACGCGGTGGACGTCTTACCCGCGGTGCCGGTCACCCCGATCACGGTGAGGTCGGCGGTCGGGTCGCCGTACACCGCCGAGGCCAGCTCACCGAGCACGGCGCGCGGGTCGGGCACCACCAGGGCGGGCAGACCGGTCTGGGCCGCCAGCTCCGCGCCGGCCGGGTCGGTCAACAGGGCCACGGCACCCGCCTCGGCGGCCCCGGCGGCGAACTCCGCGCCGTGCCGACGGGCACCGGGCAACGCCGCGTACAGGTCGCCGGAGCGGACCTCCTGGCTGGCGTGGGTGACCCCGGTGACGACCACCGCGGCGGCGTCCGCCGGGAGGTCGACGGCGAGCCGGACGGCGAGATCACCGAGCCGGATTCCGGTCACGGTATGTGGACGTGGATTGCCGGGCACGGCGTCAGACCCTACCCGGTCGTCCGGTTCCGGCCGCACAGCCGCCCCGGTGGTTCGTCGGCACTCACCGATGATGTCCCGCCATCGCTGCTCAGCGCGGATAGACCACGAACTTGGGCGCGGATCCGTCGACGGACGGCGGCACCCGGTAGTGACGCAGAGTGAACTGCATCATGTCGCGGAACGCCGGCCCGGCGATCGCCGCACCCCCGGAGTCGGGGTCGTACACGAAGACCGCGATCACGTACCGGGGGTTCTCCGCCGGCGCCATCCCGATGAACGAGGACACCTCGCCGGGCTGCTTCTTGCCGTTCACCAGCCGCCACCCGGTGCCGGTCTTGCCGGCGACCCGGTAGCTGGGGACCGCGGCGGCCAGGCCGGTGGCGCGGTCGACGGTGGTGACCGCCTCCAGCATGGTGCGCAGCGCCGCCGCGTTCTGCGGGCTGAGCACCGACCGGGTCACCGGGGCCGGCGCGGGGGTGCGCTTGCCGTCCGGGCCGATCACCTCCTTGACCAGGTGCGGCTGCACGTAGGTGCCGTTGTTGGCGATGGCGGCGTACGCGGCGGCCATCTGCAGCGGGGTGGCGTCGACGCTGTGCCCGATCGGCACCGACCCACGCGACGATCCGCTCCACTCGTCGGCCGGCAACAGTCGCCCGCTGGCTTCCCCGGGCATCCCCTCGCCGGTGGGCTTACCCAGCCCGAACCGCTTCTGGTAGTCGATCAACCGGTCCCGGCCGAGCTTCTCGGCGATCGTGATGGTGCCGACGTTC contains these protein-coding regions:
- a CDS encoding UDP-N-acetylmuramoyl-L-alanyl-D-glutamate--2,6-diaminopimelate ligase, with the protein product MRPEPDDRVGSDAVPGNPRPHTVTGIRLGDLAVRLAVDLPADAAAVVVTGVTHASQEVRSGDLYAALPGARRHGAEFAAGAAEAGAVALLTDPAGAELAAQTGLPALVVPDPRAVLGELASAVYGDPTADLTVIGVTGTAGKTSTAYLIESGLRAAGHTTGLVGTVETRLGELVIDSVRTTPEATDLHAMLATARERGVTAVVMEVSSHALAMGRVGGVRFAVGGYTNFGSDHLDFHADSDDYFAAKAQLFDGRCAVEVLNHDDPALKSLLKPTTVTYSAAGDQGATWWADGVGGEGYAQRFTAHGPNGVALSAGVALPGRHNVANALLAIATLVGAGVDPATAAAGVAACGGVPGRLELVDVAAPVRGVVDYAHKSDAIVAALAALRELSAGRLICVIGAGGDRDRGKRPVMGAAAAEGADVVLVTDDNPRTEDPAEIRAEVLAGAYRAGTAARIIEVAGRRAAIDEAVRLAEPGDVIALLGKGHERGQEVAGEVFPFDDSIELAEALRARFGDLAGQR
- a CDS encoding UDP-N-acetylmuramoyl-tripeptide--D-alanyl-D-alanine ligase, whose amino-acid sequence is MIALSLAEVAAAVDGRLVAADPTVTVTGSVEFDSRKVGSGSLFVAFPGEKVDGHDYAQTALQAGAVAVLGSREVPGVPMVIVDDALTAMGRLARAAVDRLPGLTVIGVTGSSGKTTTKDLIGQLTARLGATVAPPGSFNNELGHPYTALQADPDTRYLVMEKGARGVGHVRYLCELVPPRISVVLNVGTSHIGEFGSQDTIALAKGELVEALPADGLAVLNADDPRVDAMASRTQARVVRYGEAPDADVRAEDVTLDERGHPSYTLVTPEGRAPVRLRLAGRHQVSNTLAAAAVARELGMPLDELAVALGELGLVSTRRMDVFDRPDGVTVIDDSYNANPASMAVAVRALASMGAGRRTVAVLGYMAELGPFEYDGHAEVGQLAAELGVDRLLVVGEPAAPIHEGATAVANWGGESVLLTDQAAAVEVLRGELRPGDVVLVKGSRYRTWEVADALRADADGESVRSARSELASPAVATEGGAE